The following proteins are co-located in the Synechococcus sp. PROS-U-1 genome:
- a CDS encoding phosphoribosylanthranilate isomerase, whose product MRDPRPTPDLKICGITDLEQALAIARMGVQAIGVIGVENTPRYVEPTQRRALFTVLEEQHPPLNRVWVVADPGDAALEEALSGTGQPSVVQLHGNESRERCQTLKQRYPRQQWWKALRVREPEDLLQLKHYAPHMNALLLDAWSADQLGGTGHRLPLDWLSDTELSVPWWLAGGVSAEWVPELLSHVSPQGLDASSRLEERPGWKNLDKVQALVEAVQKN is encoded by the coding sequence TTGCGTGATCCCCGCCCCACCCCAGACCTCAAGATCTGCGGGATCACCGACCTTGAGCAAGCCCTCGCCATTGCACGCATGGGAGTACAAGCGATTGGCGTGATCGGCGTTGAAAACACCCCGCGCTATGTCGAACCAACACAGCGCAGGGCCTTGTTCACGGTGCTCGAGGAGCAGCATCCCCCACTGAATCGGGTTTGGGTGGTGGCCGATCCGGGCGATGCGGCCCTGGAGGAGGCGCTGAGCGGAACTGGACAGCCCTCCGTGGTGCAACTGCACGGCAACGAATCCAGAGAGCGCTGCCAGACCTTGAAACAGCGCTATCCCCGTCAACAGTGGTGGAAAGCGTTGCGGGTGCGCGAACCCGAGGATCTCCTGCAACTGAAGCACTACGCCCCCCACATGAACGCGCTGCTCCTCGATGCCTGGAGCGCCGATCAACTCGGCGGCACCGGCCACCGGTTGCCCCTCGATTGGCTCAGTGACACCGAGCTCTCGGTGCCGTGGTGGCTGGCGGGTGGGGTGAGTGCGGAGTGGGTTCCTGAACTCCTCAGCCATGTCAGCCCCCAAGGCCTGGACGCATCAAGCAGGCTGGAGGAACGGCCGGGATGGAAAAACCTCGACAAGGTTCAAGCCCTTGTCGAGGCAGTGCAGAAGAATTGA